From one Neorhizobium galegae genomic stretch:
- a CDS encoding alpha/beta hydrolase family protein produces MTSSFEAETIAPFLEIQSVKSPAVSPDGQWLAYLSNATGFSQLWVRPFAGGPARQVTAMPEPIGAFAFNPKGPGILFTMDCGGDERHQLWLLPDIEAQPVALTQAPGVVHIWGAWSPEGERIAYASNARSPYDMDIHVMNVTTREASTVFAGIGMREALAFFPDGNALLVRESLRSGNDQDMYRLEIASGELTPIMPHAGKARYLAARLFKDGSGGVAVCDQGRDFMAICRFAAEDGSVAPLVELSDRDIEAVALSPDQQRIAYVSNEDGWSRIGLCNRDGSDMRSFEGQPVGVITSVAFTPDGQSLVFPLEGAATPPGIWRLDLASGRFELTVASDTLGLDVVSFREPVVERFESFDGRLIPAFVYTPSSPAPAAGYPVLFIVHGGPEMQWKPDFRADVQFLVSQGVMVVAPNVRGSTGYGRAFHELDDREKRLDSVADLRAIRLAIGARADVDDSRIGVFGRSYGGFMVLSALTEDPKLWKLGVDFYGVGNFLTHLLATGPWGRQQRAAEYGEPSVMRDALERFSPINRIARMKAPLLIVHANRDPRVPMGQSEDVYSCLSGLGHDCEYLRIDHEGHGFARRENRLKAFSAFARFLEKHL; encoded by the coding sequence ATGACGTCGTCGTTTGAGGCTGAAACCATCGCTCCGTTCCTGGAGATCCAGTCCGTCAAATCGCCGGCCGTGTCGCCCGACGGCCAATGGCTTGCCTATCTCTCGAATGCCACCGGCTTCAGCCAGCTGTGGGTCAGGCCATTCGCCGGCGGGCCGGCACGGCAGGTTACCGCCATGCCCGAACCCATCGGCGCATTCGCCTTCAATCCGAAGGGACCGGGAATCCTCTTCACCATGGATTGCGGCGGTGACGAGCGGCATCAGCTCTGGCTTTTGCCGGACATCGAAGCCCAACCCGTCGCGCTGACGCAGGCGCCGGGTGTCGTGCATATCTGGGGCGCCTGGTCTCCGGAGGGTGAGCGGATCGCCTATGCGTCCAACGCTCGTTCCCCTTATGACATGGACATCCACGTCATGAATGTGACGACGCGCGAGGCGTCGACAGTCTTTGCCGGCATCGGTATGCGCGAGGCACTTGCCTTCTTCCCCGACGGAAACGCTTTGCTGGTGCGGGAATCGCTACGCTCCGGCAACGATCAGGACATGTATCGGCTGGAGATTGCCAGCGGCGAACTAACGCCGATCATGCCGCATGCCGGGAAAGCCCGTTATCTTGCGGCACGGCTGTTCAAGGACGGCAGCGGCGGCGTGGCCGTCTGCGACCAGGGCCGCGATTTCATGGCTATTTGCCGGTTTGCTGCCGAAGACGGCAGCGTCGCACCCTTGGTCGAGCTTTCCGACCGGGATATCGAAGCCGTGGCCCTGTCGCCCGACCAGCAGCGCATTGCCTACGTCTCCAACGAAGACGGCTGGAGCCGCATCGGCCTGTGCAACCGTGACGGCAGCGATATGCGGTCATTCGAAGGGCAGCCGGTCGGGGTCATCACCTCCGTCGCATTCACGCCGGACGGCCAGTCGCTGGTCTTCCCGCTTGAAGGGGCGGCGACACCGCCGGGCATCTGGAGGCTAGATCTGGCCAGCGGGCGTTTCGAACTGACGGTCGCTTCCGACACATTGGGGCTGGACGTCGTATCCTTCCGGGAGCCGGTGGTCGAACGCTTTGAAAGTTTTGACGGACGGCTGATACCGGCCTTCGTCTACACACCATCCTCGCCGGCGCCTGCCGCCGGTTACCCTGTTCTTTTCATCGTGCATGGTGGGCCGGAAATGCAGTGGAAGCCGGATTTCCGCGCCGACGTCCAGTTTCTCGTTTCGCAGGGTGTCATGGTGGTGGCACCGAACGTGCGCGGCAGCACCGGCTATGGCCGTGCCTTCCACGAGCTCGACGACCGCGAAAAGCGTCTGGATTCGGTGGCCGACCTGCGGGCGATCCGGCTCGCCATCGGGGCGCGAGCGGATGTGGATGACAGCCGTATCGGCGTGTTCGGCCGCTCCTATGGCGGCTTCATGGTTCTGTCGGCGCTGACCGAAGATCCCAAACTCTGGAAACTCGGCGTGGATTTCTACGGTGTCGGGAATTTCCTGACCCATCTTCTTGCGACCGGCCCTTGGGGCCGGCAGCAGCGGGCCGCCGAATATGGCGAACCATCCGTCATGCGCGACGCTTTGGAGCGGTTTTCGCCGATCAACCGGATCGCCCGGATGAAGGCGCCGCTTCTGATCGTCCACGCCAACCGCGACCCCCGCGTGCCGATGGGGCAGAGTGAAGACGTCTATTCGTGCCTGAGCGGTCTCGGCCACGATTGCGAATACCTGCGCATCGACCACGAGGGGCATGGCTTTGCGCGCCGGGAAAACCGCTTAAAGGCGTTTTCTGCCTTCGCCCGGTTCCTTGAAAAACACCTTTGA
- the pip gene encoding prolyl aminopeptidase: protein MQSQQQGERSFYLPVDEVRSLYVEEHGNPEGIPVVVLHGGPGAGMSLKQVETFDRSTFRIVIFDQRGAGRSTPHANLDGNTTTALVADMELLRDHLGIDRWLVSGGSWGSCLALAYGEAYPDHCLGFRLHGIFLAGKEDIDWWFNGVRAIFPDQWEEFAAFIPEAERGNLLSAYYRRLTSGNAHEEVAAALSLRGFSAKTQTFLPDPGHVAALMEPTAALAVARLFTHYCMHGAFLAPGQLLRDIGRICHLPCEIVQGRYDTVTPMASAWQLYRAWPEAGFSIVTEANHQSTKGPLFEELKNASERLRGKLVAVNALECRRV from the coding sequence ATGCAGTCGCAGCAGCAGGGTGAACGGAGCTTCTATCTCCCGGTGGACGAGGTTCGGAGCCTCTATGTCGAGGAGCATGGCAATCCTGAGGGTATCCCTGTCGTTGTTCTTCACGGCGGGCCAGGTGCTGGCATGTCCCTGAAGCAGGTTGAAACCTTTGACCGCTCTACGTTTCGGATCGTTATCTTCGATCAGCGCGGCGCCGGCCGGTCGACGCCGCATGCGAATCTCGACGGCAACACGACGACGGCCCTGGTCGCCGACATGGAATTGCTGCGAGACCATCTCGGCATCGACAGATGGCTGGTTTCCGGCGGATCCTGGGGCAGCTGCCTGGCGCTGGCCTATGGGGAGGCGTATCCCGACCACTGCCTCGGCTTTCGCCTTCACGGCATTTTCCTCGCCGGCAAGGAGGATATCGACTGGTGGTTCAATGGTGTGCGGGCCATTTTTCCGGATCAGTGGGAGGAATTTGCGGCCTTCATTCCCGAAGCCGAGCGTGGCAATCTCCTGTCGGCCTACTACCGGCGGCTGACCAGCGGCAATGCCCATGAAGAGGTGGCCGCGGCGCTCAGCCTGCGAGGCTTTTCCGCCAAGACCCAGACATTTCTGCCGGACCCCGGCCATGTCGCAGCCCTGATGGAGCCGACTGCCGCGCTCGCCGTTGCCCGGCTGTTTACGCATTACTGCATGCACGGCGCGTTTCTCGCTCCGGGCCAGCTGCTTCGCGATATCGGCCGGATCTGCCACCTGCCCTGCGAGATCGTCCAGGGACGGTATGATACGGTGACCCCGATGGCGTCCGCCTGGCAGCTCTATCGGGCCTGGCCGGAAGCCGGCTTCTCGATCGTCACGGAAGCCAATCATCAATCGACCAAAGGTCCGCTTTTCGAAGAGCTGAAAAACGCCTCCGAGCGGCTGCGCGGCAAGCTTGTCGCGGTCAACGCGCTTGAATGCCGGAGGGTGTGA
- a CDS encoding LysR family transcriptional regulator encodes MEHASLKELEAAVAIARRGTFRAAAIDLGMSTTALSHTIGRLEAGLGVRLFNRTTRSVSLTDAGRLFVQQVAPSLQDLHAALDLVRSQRETPSGTIRINAAPFAARAIISPLVLEFLRRYPDMNVDIVTEGKMVDIVKDGFDLGVRVAGLVPSDMIAVSLGRPQRHAVVGSPKYFEQHGKPMVPPDLLNHRCIRVRLPDGSLFRWRFEKDGEQVQIDVRGPIALDEASLTRTAVLEGAGVGYIFEQDILPEIEAGRVIRILEDWTPPYPGLCLYYPGRRNLSAGVRAFLELARELSRPAAG; translated from the coding sequence ATGGAACACGCTAGCCTGAAGGAACTCGAAGCGGCCGTTGCGATTGCCCGGCGCGGGACCTTCCGCGCAGCGGCCATTGATCTCGGGATGTCAACGACTGCGCTGAGCCACACGATAGGCAGGCTTGAGGCGGGGCTGGGTGTGCGATTGTTCAACCGCACCACACGCAGCGTGTCGCTGACAGATGCCGGCAGGCTCTTTGTGCAGCAGGTCGCGCCATCGCTCCAGGATCTCCATGCCGCTCTGGATCTGGTGCGCTCGCAGCGCGAGACACCTTCCGGAACGATAAGGATCAACGCCGCCCCGTTTGCGGCGCGCGCCATCATCTCACCGCTCGTGCTTGAGTTCCTGCGCCGCTATCCCGACATGAATGTCGATATCGTCACCGAAGGAAAAATGGTCGATATCGTCAAGGACGGTTTCGATCTGGGCGTCAGGGTTGCAGGCCTCGTTCCCAGCGACATGATCGCGGTTTCGCTCGGCCGGCCTCAACGACACGCCGTGGTGGGTTCTCCTAAGTATTTCGAGCAGCATGGCAAGCCCATGGTTCCTCCTGATCTTCTCAATCACAGATGCATTCGTGTTCGGTTGCCGGACGGCTCCTTGTTTAGATGGCGTTTTGAGAAGGACGGCGAGCAGGTGCAGATTGATGTGCGGGGACCGATTGCGCTCGATGAAGCCAGCCTGACACGGACTGCGGTGCTTGAAGGTGCCGGCGTCGGCTATATCTTTGAACAAGACATTCTTCCGGAGATCGAGGCGGGGCGCGTCATCCGTATTCTGGAAGATTGGACGCCCCCATATCCGGGGCTTTGCCTGTATTATCCTGGGCGCCGAAACCTCTCGGCCGGAGTCAGAGCGTTCTTGGAACTAGCTCGTGAACTCTCGCGACCGGCAGCCGGGTGA
- a CDS encoding nuclear transport factor 2 family protein, which yields MDMPSIVNMYFDADSRNDADTLLKTLAVEAAVEDENARHQGIVAVREWWLAAKKATQYRAEPVESTVDGDKALVRARVSGQFPGSPVMLTHAFTIKDDRIVRLEIRS from the coding sequence ATGGATATGCCCTCTATTGTGAACATGTATTTTGACGCCGACAGTCGCAATGATGCCGATACGCTGTTGAAAACCCTTGCGGTCGAAGCGGCGGTCGAGGACGAAAATGCGCGCCATCAGGGCATTGTTGCAGTCCGTGAATGGTGGTTGGCTGCGAAGAAGGCGACCCAATACCGTGCAGAACCCGTGGAATCCACGGTTGACGGCGACAAGGCACTCGTCCGGGCGAGGGTGAGCGGCCAGTTTCCCGGTAGCCCGGTGATGCTCACCCACGCCTTCACCATCAAGGACGACAGGATCGTCAGGCTGGAGATCCGTTCATGA
- a CDS encoding SDR family oxidoreductase: MTDFLNLRGKRALITAGTKGAGAATVSLFRELGAKVLTTARARPESLSEELFVEADLTTEEGCAIVAEATRRRLGGVDVIVHMLGGSSAAGGGFSALSEDDWHKELSLNLFPAVRLDRLLVPDMVTRGNGVVVHVTSIQRVLPLPESTTAYAAAKAALSTYSKAMSKEVSPKGVRVVRVSPGWIETEASVRLAERLAKQAGTDLEGGKKIIMDGLGGIPLGRPAKPEEVANLIAFLASDRAASITGTEYTIDGGTVPTA; this comes from the coding sequence ATGACCGACTTTCTCAACCTGAGGGGCAAACGTGCACTCATTACGGCTGGAACCAAGGGTGCCGGCGCTGCGACCGTCAGCCTGTTTCGGGAGCTCGGCGCAAAGGTGCTGACAACCGCTCGGGCCCGTCCGGAAAGCCTGTCGGAAGAGCTGTTCGTCGAGGCGGACCTGACCACCGAAGAGGGATGTGCAATCGTCGCAGAGGCCACGCGGCGGCGCCTTGGCGGCGTCGACGTCATCGTCCATATGCTGGGTGGCTCTTCAGCGGCCGGAGGTGGATTTTCTGCACTGTCGGAAGACGACTGGCATAAGGAGCTGTCGCTCAACCTCTTTCCAGCCGTTCGCCTGGATCGGCTGCTCGTTCCGGACATGGTCACCCGAGGAAACGGTGTGGTCGTGCACGTCACATCGATCCAGAGGGTCCTCCCGCTTCCGGAATCGACGACTGCCTATGCTGCAGCCAAGGCAGCACTTTCCACCTACAGCAAGGCGATGTCGAAGGAAGTGTCGCCAAAAGGTGTCCGGGTCGTTCGGGTGTCGCCGGGCTGGATCGAAACGGAAGCATCCGTCCGTCTTGCCGAACGCTTGGCGAAGCAGGCCGGAACTGACCTCGAGGGCGGCAAAAAGATCATCATGGACGGGCTGGGCGGCATTCCGCTCGGTCGTCCGGCAAAACCGGAAGAGGTCGCAAACCTGATTGCGTTCCTTGCCTCCGACCGGGCCGCATCGATCACTGGCACCGAGTATACGATCGATGGAGGGACAGTGCCAACAGCCTAG
- a CDS encoding EAL and GGDEF domain-containing protein: MPSTTSPHVRAIPIGGRPGDQPLAIVERLQAELQARLTAEAEWGDERALLRAMIDQVPDYLFVKDLECRFLIVNTAVAHIHGFRDPDMLIGKTDFDLHPFDRASGFFEIEQAIIETGCPMIDMEEVVVDAETGKKRWLSTSKVAMRNDQHQIIGLVGISRDVSVRKRADLLRDEQALVLEMIAMNSPLEEVLDRIVRLIEAQLEGVLGSILLLDESGNHLKHGAAPNLPPAYCRAIDGVAVGPKAGSCGTAVHRRTNVVVSDIMGDPLWADYRELAAQHGLRSCWSTPILSHQGAVLGTFAMYSYAVREPGNFETDLTDMATRIAAIAIERKLAEDQISFLAHHDILTGLPNRSLLKDRLVQAMLQTERHNPCVSVVFIDLDNFKSVNDSQGHSAGDELLKIVAHRMVECVRPVDAVVRLGGDEFVILLVDQPEGSDAISVTLDRVRTAISEPITIGGRVFHVTCSMGVATFPHDGADAETLLMNADAAMYKVKEAGGDGFQFFTVQMNITVHERLELQDAMRDGLARSEFYLLYQPQIDLKSGEIFAVEALVRWRHPTLGVVSPDRFIPLAEETGLIVPLGDWILNEACRQNKAWQDGGLLPVSVCVNVSARQFQDKNLIKNVTSALTESGLSAEYLELELTESLVMRDVEQAIATMKELQSLGVHFAIDDFGTGYLSLSALKSLPVSRLKIDQSFVRNLAQDEDDRTITAAVISLGQRLKMKVIAEGVETDEQLTFLRESHCDEIQGYHFSRPVEAAAIAALLSAA, encoded by the coding sequence ATGCCAAGCACAACATCTCCGCATGTGAGGGCCATTCCTATTGGGGGGCGGCCAGGCGACCAACCGCTGGCGATCGTGGAGCGGCTGCAGGCGGAACTTCAAGCTCGTCTGACGGCGGAAGCGGAGTGGGGCGACGAGCGCGCGCTACTGCGCGCCATGATTGACCAAGTTCCGGATTATCTGTTCGTCAAGGATCTTGAATGCCGCTTTCTCATCGTCAACACCGCGGTGGCCCACATCCATGGCTTCCGCGACCCTGATATGCTCATCGGCAAGACCGATTTTGACCTTCATCCGTTTGATCGCGCTTCAGGGTTCTTCGAAATTGAGCAGGCGATAATAGAGACCGGATGCCCGATGATCGACATGGAGGAGGTCGTCGTTGATGCCGAGACCGGCAAAAAAAGATGGCTCTCGACTTCCAAGGTCGCCATGCGCAATGATCAACACCAGATCATTGGGCTCGTGGGGATATCACGCGATGTAAGCGTGCGAAAACGGGCCGATCTTTTGCGCGACGAACAGGCTCTCGTCCTCGAGATGATTGCGATGAATTCGCCGCTGGAAGAAGTGCTCGACCGGATCGTAAGGCTGATCGAAGCGCAGCTCGAAGGCGTCCTCGGCTCCATTCTGCTGCTTGATGAAAGTGGGAACCATCTCAAGCATGGCGCGGCTCCAAACCTGCCACCGGCCTATTGTCGGGCGATCGACGGTGTTGCTGTCGGGCCGAAGGCTGGTTCATGTGGCACCGCCGTCCACAGGCGGACGAATGTCGTCGTCAGCGACATCATGGGCGATCCCCTATGGGCCGATTATCGTGAACTGGCCGCCCAGCACGGGCTGCGTTCCTGTTGGTCAACTCCTATCCTGTCGCATCAGGGTGCCGTGCTCGGCACATTTGCGATGTATTCTTACGCGGTGCGTGAACCCGGAAATTTTGAGACAGACCTCACCGATATGGCAACTCGTATTGCTGCCATCGCCATTGAACGCAAGCTGGCCGAAGATCAAATAAGCTTTCTGGCACATCATGATATCTTGACGGGACTTCCCAATCGCAGCCTTCTGAAAGATCGCCTTGTCCAGGCAATGCTGCAGACTGAACGTCACAATCCTTGCGTCTCCGTCGTCTTCATTGACCTCGATAACTTCAAATCGGTCAACGACAGCCAGGGCCACTCTGCCGGCGACGAACTCTTGAAGATCGTTGCACATCGGATGGTGGAGTGCGTCAGGCCGGTCGATGCGGTGGTGCGGCTCGGCGGCGATGAGTTCGTGATCCTGCTCGTCGATCAACCAGAAGGATCCGACGCGATTTCGGTTACACTCGACAGGGTCCGGACGGCGATTTCGGAGCCGATAACGATCGGCGGCCGGGTTTTCCACGTCACCTGCAGCATGGGCGTGGCGACCTTTCCGCATGACGGTGCCGATGCAGAGACTCTTCTGATGAACGCAGATGCCGCCATGTACAAGGTCAAGGAAGCCGGAGGCGACGGATTCCAGTTCTTCACGGTTCAGATGAATATCACGGTGCACGAGCGGCTGGAATTGCAGGATGCCATGCGCGACGGCCTTGCCCGGTCGGAATTTTATCTGCTTTACCAGCCGCAGATTGATTTGAAATCGGGCGAGATCTTTGCAGTGGAAGCACTCGTTCGTTGGAGGCATCCAACACTTGGGGTGGTTTCTCCTGACAGGTTCATCCCGCTGGCCGAGGAAACCGGGCTAATCGTTCCCCTGGGTGATTGGATTCTCAACGAAGCCTGTCGCCAGAACAAGGCATGGCAGGACGGCGGCCTTTTGCCTGTCAGCGTCTGCGTCAATGTCTCGGCCCGCCAGTTCCAGGACAAGAACTTGATCAAAAACGTCACGAGCGCCTTAACGGAAAGCGGACTTTCCGCCGAATATCTCGAACTGGAACTTACCGAAAGCCTGGTCATGCGGGACGTCGAGCAAGCCATCGCGACAATGAAGGAACTGCAGAGCCTCGGCGTTCATTTCGCGATTGACGATTTTGGAACCGGTTATTTAAGCCTTTCTGCTTTGAAGAGCTTGCCTGTATCGAGGCTCAAGATCGATCAGTCCTTCGTTCGTAACCTCGCGCAAGATGAGGACGACAGGACCATCACTGCGGCGGTGATCTCGCTTGGACAAAGGCTGAAGATGAAGGTGATCGCGGAAGGGGTGGAGACGGACGAGCAACTGACCTTCTTGCGCGAAAGCCATTGCGACGAGATACAGGGCTACCACTTCAGCCGACCGGTTGAGGCGGCGGCCATCGCTGCGCTGCTTTCGGCAGCCTGA
- a CDS encoding response regulator, with the protein MNKLLTAQRLLIVEDEMMLLMLLEDILTDLGCRSVSIAATVKQALALIDSQPFDVAILDVNLNGEKSFPIAEALAARHVPYIFATGYGIDAFPENYRDRPLLPKPYSFADVGNSLARLLSDARTEQALGRSEHI; encoded by the coding sequence ATGAATAAGCTGCTGACGGCCCAGCGCCTACTGATCGTCGAGGACGAGATGATGCTTCTCATGCTGCTGGAGGACATCCTGACCGACCTAGGCTGCCGAAGCGTCAGTATCGCAGCCACCGTGAAACAGGCGCTGGCCTTGATCGACAGCCAACCATTCGATGTCGCTATTTTGGACGTGAACCTGAACGGCGAAAAGAGCTTTCCGATCGCCGAGGCACTCGCCGCGCGGCACGTGCCATACATCTTCGCGACAGGCTACGGCATCGACGCGTTCCCTGAAAATTATCGGGACCGCCCGCTGTTGCCGAAACCGTACAGTTTTGCCGACGTGGGGAACAGCCTCGCTCGGCTTCTGTCAGATGCGAGGACTGAACAGGCACTCGGGCGATCGGAGCATATTTAA
- a CDS encoding HWE histidine kinase domain-containing protein: MLKIEKKSQGQIIAEGEVEGFREDLGPFVVATETTRMAMVFTNAREADEPIIFANDSFLALTGYERDEVLGQGFNTLMARGSAPAVLAKLAAIFSDGGDSDLEVCYSRKDGSVFWAAIFISPVRDDHGQVVQHFISFVDLSRHKQELARSRMFIDELNHRVKNTLATVQSMVSQTLRQTSHPELIREAIESRIFALSRSHDLLSRESWNGAELRDVVAAALAPFRNPSSQRERFVITGPKIRLPSKATLALGMAFHELATNAVKYGALSSVGGSVLVNWVVKQTSGGRELNILWQEKDGPTVALPSRNGFGTRLLERGLAHELDGSVVLRYHEDGVSCAITFPVVDDLNE; this comes from the coding sequence ATGTTGAAGATAGAGAAAAAGTCCCAAGGTCAGATCATCGCTGAAGGCGAAGTCGAGGGGTTTCGCGAGGATCTGGGACCATTCGTCGTCGCGACCGAAACCACCCGCATGGCCATGGTATTCACAAATGCCAGGGAGGCGGACGAGCCGATCATCTTCGCCAATGACAGCTTTCTTGCGCTGACTGGATATGAGCGGGACGAGGTGCTTGGCCAAGGCTTCAATACGTTGATGGCCCGCGGTTCCGCGCCCGCCGTGTTGGCAAAGCTTGCGGCGATCTTCTCGGACGGTGGCGATAGCGATCTGGAGGTATGCTACTCCCGCAAAGATGGCAGCGTATTCTGGGCGGCCATCTTCATCAGCCCGGTTCGTGATGATCACGGTCAGGTCGTCCAGCATTTCATTTCTTTCGTCGACCTCTCAAGACACAAGCAGGAACTGGCGCGGTCGAGAATGTTCATCGATGAGTTGAATCACCGTGTGAAGAATACCCTGGCGACCGTGCAGTCGATGGTCTCACAGACCTTGCGACAGACATCCCACCCTGAACTTATCCGCGAAGCGATCGAGTCCAGAATATTTGCCCTTTCCCGATCGCACGATCTCCTTAGCCGAGAAAGCTGGAACGGTGCCGAACTTCGCGATGTGGTTGCCGCAGCGCTGGCACCGTTCAGGAACCCATCTTCACAGCGGGAGCGTTTCGTCATCACCGGACCGAAGATCCGCTTGCCTTCGAAAGCAACCCTGGCGCTCGGAATGGCGTTCCATGAACTCGCGACAAACGCCGTCAAATACGGTGCGCTCTCTAGTGTTGGCGGTTCCGTTCTCGTCAACTGGGTGGTGAAGCAAACCTCGGGCGGCCGAGAGCTGAACATCTTATGGCAGGAGAAGGATGGTCCGACTGTTGCGCTCCCATCCCGGAACGGCTTCGGTACCAGGCTCCTCGAGCGCGGCCTGGCTCATGAGTTGGACGGTTCGGTCGTGTTGCGATATCATGAGGATGGCGTTTCCTGCGCGATCACCTTTCCGGTGGTGGACGATCTAAATGAATAA
- a CDS encoding Crp/Fnr family transcriptional regulator — MTPENLSASKNRLLSAITPDDRRLLAPSLERIQLNLRQSLESAHQPIEFVYFLEAGLGSVVASKEGGSTVEVGLFGRDGMTGTSLVQGDTESPFDCFVQMGGSALRVSADNLRDVLSKSIPLAALLMHYARALGIQTTYTALANGQIKLAERLARWILMVHDRMDGDSFSVTHEFLAMMLGVRRPGVTVALQILESKRFIESQRGEILVRDRNGLIDLSQGTYGPAETEYERLTGIPLGKSKQPIPDDDAPLRRPA, encoded by the coding sequence ATGACCCCCGAGAATTTAAGTGCATCCAAAAACCGCTTATTGTCAGCCATCACACCCGACGATAGGCGCCTGCTTGCGCCATCTCTGGAAAGGATACAGCTCAACCTTCGCCAATCGCTTGAGAGCGCCCATCAGCCGATCGAGTTCGTCTACTTTCTCGAGGCCGGCCTTGGTTCTGTAGTGGCGAGCAAAGAGGGCGGTTCCACAGTCGAAGTCGGCCTTTTCGGCCGGGATGGCATGACGGGCACATCGCTTGTTCAAGGTGATACCGAAAGCCCATTCGACTGCTTCGTCCAAATGGGCGGCTCGGCATTGCGCGTTTCTGCCGACAATCTGCGAGACGTCTTGTCAAAGAGTATCCCCTTGGCAGCGCTTTTGATGCACTACGCCCGAGCGCTCGGCATCCAGACCACCTATACGGCGCTTGCCAACGGCCAGATCAAGCTGGCGGAACGGTTGGCGCGATGGATCCTCATGGTTCACGATCGCATGGACGGCGACAGCTTTTCGGTGACGCATGAATTTCTTGCCATGATGCTGGGGGTTCGGCGGCCGGGTGTGACCGTCGCGCTGCAAATTCTCGAATCAAAGCGCTTCATCGAATCGCAACGAGGCGAAATTCTCGTGAGAGACCGCAATGGGTTGATCGATCTCAGCCAGGGCACCTATGGCCCAGCCGAGACAGAATATGAACGCCTTACCGGTATTCCCCTTGGGAAATCCAAGCAGCCAATTCCTGATGATGACGCTCCGTTGAGACGGCCCGCCTGA
- a CDS encoding methyltransferase family protein has product MHILLDLIVSITSLTVVGFYAWSLRGHFNSPKMEAGAKLISVVVIVTTALFLYLVWSGAQTRWVQLVGLGFELGAASLFWWAVSASRKARLRFAFDPEYPDSLVTDGPYRYLRHPFYTSYLLFWCGWALASWSIWSILPVLFFTIVYVTAARNEERKFSLSPLASEYEAYRRKTGFLTPRFDQR; this is encoded by the coding sequence ATGCACATTCTTCTCGACTTGATCGTTTCGATTACCAGCCTGACTGTCGTCGGGTTCTACGCGTGGTCGTTGCGCGGCCATTTCAACTCACCGAAGATGGAAGCCGGAGCAAAGCTGATCTCGGTGGTGGTCATCGTCACGACAGCGCTTTTCCTGTACCTGGTCTGGTCCGGGGCACAGACGCGATGGGTACAGCTAGTTGGACTGGGATTTGAGCTCGGGGCGGCGAGCTTATTCTGGTGGGCGGTGTCGGCGTCGAGAAAGGCCAGGTTGCGCTTTGCGTTCGACCCAGAATACCCAGATAGTCTTGTCACCGACGGCCCCTACCGATACTTGCGGCATCCGTTTTACACGTCCTACCTGCTGTTCTGGTGCGGCTGGGCCCTGGCATCTTGGTCGATATGGTCGATCCTGCCGGTATTATTTTTTACGATTGTCTATGTCACTGCAGCCCGCAACGAGGAGAGGAAGTTCTCTCTATCACCGCTGGCATCCGAATATGAAGCCTATCGGCGCAAGACTGGCTTCCTGACGCCACGGTTTGATCAGCGATAG